The genomic stretch CCCGCCCCTCGGGCCCGACCAGCCAGGCCACGGTGCCGTCGAACTCCGGCTCGCAGGAGGCGTTGGAGCGGTTGCCGAGCTTCTCCTTCAGCCGCTGGACGCGGAAGGTGTTGCGGGTGCCGTCGGGCAGGATCCGCGGCACCAGGAAGCAGGACAGTCCGCCCGGCGCCTGCGCAAGCACCAGGAAGACGTCGCACATGGGCGCCGAGGTGAACCACTTGTGGCCGCGCAGGGTGTACACACCGGGCTCGGCGGTGGGCCAGGCCGCTGTGGTGTTGGTGCGGACGTCGGAGCCGCCCTGCTTCTCGGTCATCCCCATGCCCGCGAGCAGACCCCGCTTCTCGCTCGGCACGCGCAGCCCCGGGTCGTACTCCCGGCTGGTCAGCAGGGGCTCGTACAGCTTGGCGAGATCCGGCTGGGCGCGCAGCGCGGGGACGGCCGCGTACGTCATCGACGTCGGGCAGCCGTGCCCGGCGTCGGTGTGCCCCCACACCAGTCCGCCCGCGGAACGGGCGACGTGAGCGCCCTCCCGCTCGTCGGCCCAGGGCGCGGCTGCGAGCCCTTCGGCCACCGAGACCCGCATCAGCTCGTGCCAGCTCGGGTGGAAGTCGACCTCGTCGACCCGGTGGCCGTACCGGTCGTGCGTGCGCAGCTCCGGCTCGTGCCGGTTGGCCAGCTCGCTCCACTCCTGAGCCGCGACGCCACCGGCGGTGAGGCCCAGGCGCCGGATGTCCTCCTCGGCCCATCCGGCGCCCTCCCGCCGCAGCCCTTCGAACAGGGCGACGTCCTCGGAGGCGTCGTAGGGGGTCAGCGGCGGGGGCTGGTTGGTGACTTCGTGCGTGGCGTACGGCTCGTGCTCGGATGTCGCGACCATGCCGCGAGTGTTGCACTTCTTCCACAGTCGCAGCAAGAGTGCAACATGAAGATCGGCGCCGTACAGTACGTGCTCATGCGGACGAACGAGACGGCGGAGACGGAAGGGCTTGCCCTGCGGCCCCTGTCCGCGCGCTCGGTCGTGCTGAGCCTGCTGCTCGGCAGCCATCCGCCCGAGCTGCCGGTGAAGGATCTGGTGCGCGGGGTGGAGCCGTTCGGAGTGGGCGGGTCCACGGTGCGGGCCGCGCTCAGCCGGATGGTGGCGGCCGGCGATCTGCACCGCGCGGACACCGTCTACCGGCTCAGCGACCGGCTGCTGGAGCGCCAGCGCCGCCAGGACGAGTCCGTACGCCCCCGCACGCGCGCGTGGGACGGCGACTGGGAGATGGTGGTGATCACCGCGACCGGCCGCGGACCCGCCGAACGTGCCGAACTGCGCACCCGGCTCACCGCCCTGCGGCTGGCCGAACTCCGCGAGGGCGTCTGGCTGCGCCCCGCGAACCTCACCCGCCCCCTCCCAGCGGACCTCGACCCCGTGGCCCAGCACTACACCGCCCGACCGGACGCCTCCGCGCGTGAGCTGGCCGAGACCCTGTGGCCCCTGGACGCCTGGGCCGGGACCGCGCGGGCGCTGCTCACCCGTATCGCCGAGGCGGACGGCCCCGCCGACCGGTTCACGGCCTTCGCCGCCGCCGTACGCCATCTGCTGGCCGATCCCGTGCTGCCGCCCGAACTGCTGCCCGCCGACTGGCCGGGAGCGCGGCTGCGGGCCGCCTACACCGGGTACCAGGGCGAGCTGACCGAGCGGGTACGCGCGCGTGCGGCGCGGGAATGACGCGACGGCCGTACGACGCCCCGCGCGGGGGAACTTCGTACGGCCGCCTTCACCGCGCGGGGACTAGCGGTAGGTGATGTCCGAGCTGGAGTACAGGCAGTTGGTGCTGTC from Streptomyces davaonensis JCM 4913 encodes the following:
- a CDS encoding acyl-CoA dehydrogenase family protein, whose translation is MVATSEHEPYATHEVTNQPPPLTPYDASEDVALFEGLRREGAGWAEEDIRRLGLTAGGVAAQEWSELANRHEPELRTHDRYGHRVDEVDFHPSWHELMRVSVAEGLAAAPWADEREGAHVARSAGGLVWGHTDAGHGCPTSMTYAAVPALRAQPDLAKLYEPLLTSREYDPGLRVPSEKRGLLAGMGMTEKQGGSDVRTNTTAAWPTAEPGVYTLRGHKWFTSAPMCDVFLVLAQAPGGLSCFLVPRILPDGTRNTFRVQRLKEKLGNRSNASCEPEFDGTVAWLVGPEGRGVKTIIEMVNCTRLDCVMMSAALMRKTLVEAGHHARHRSAFGARLLDQPLMRNVLADLALESEAATTLTLRLAGAADRAVRGDAGEAAFRRIATAVGKYWVTKRGPAFTAEALECLGGNGYVEESGMPRHYREAPLLSIWEGSGNVNALDVLRALGREPGAAQALFDELALAEGADARLDAAVTRLKDALPKASQTGARRLVELMAMALQASLLVRHAPPAVADAFCATRLGGDWGHAFGTLPDSADLGGILDRALPVTG
- a CDS encoding PaaX family transcriptional regulator C-terminal domain-containing protein, whose amino-acid sequence is MRTNETAETEGLALRPLSARSVVLSLLLGSHPPELPVKDLVRGVEPFGVGGSTVRAALSRMVAAGDLHRADTVYRLSDRLLERQRRQDESVRPRTRAWDGDWEMVVITATGRGPAERAELRTRLTALRLAELREGVWLRPANLTRPLPADLDPVAQHYTARPDASARELAETLWPLDAWAGTARALLTRIAEADGPADRFTAFAAAVRHLLADPVLPPELLPADWPGARLRAAYTGYQGELTERVRARAARE